ATTGCTCAAACGGCGTTCCGTGTACCGAAGCGCAACATCAAATAAACAGACGAAGCGAGTTTATTATTACGAAGATGTAATAATATTTAATTCTTAAAAACCTGTGAATTATATAATTACAAAACTTTTAAATGTAAATCTGTTCAGAATAAACGTCCTATTTTTACCATCCTCTCATAATCAAAAAATGAAACTGTAAGAAACACAGAAATCTGGTGCATGCAGGAGAAGAAAAAAATTAGAATAGTAACACCCAAAAAAATACTATCATGAATTTTGAAGAAAGAGAAAACAACCTTCGATATGGCGAAGATTTTCAAAATGGCGAAACAAGATTTAGAAATGAAGAATCAAATTATTTTTCTTTGTATGATTCGATAACAGTATGCAGCGAACATGAAACTACTCCCTATTTTAGAGGTCAAAGCTGTGCTAAATCATGGGATGATGAGGAGTTTGATGATAGTTTGTATCAGGATAATGATTACGAAGACGACGATGATTATTACCAGGATGACAGTCTGGAAAGTATGGACCGACCATTATAAATTGCAACCAACATAAAAGAAATAAGCCACCTGAAACCAGATGGCTTTTTTTATGATATTAAATTTTCATTATTTGAAAACAGTAACAGCGTCAGTAAGATTTTGACTGGAAATAAAAGCTGTAATAAAATCTTTTACCTCATTTCTGTTTTCGACAGGTGTTTCAAAAGAATTAATATGATATTCATCATCCTGATCTAATATGTGTATTATCTCAGTATACCCTTTGGAAATTAAACTGCCTTTTAACTTAATTACATTAAACTGTTCACGTCCGTCTAATTCTTTACGTACTTTTAGTCTGATAGCTCTTTCCATATAATTAATATTTAAATTAATTCCTTAACTATTTCTTTATCAAATATAAACATTCAAAAACCGAAATAATCATAAATCAGAACACTAGTTATCAACTATTTAGCTACATATTATCAACAATTAAAAATGATTATAAAATAAAAAAACATACCAAAATTGATATGTTTTTGATGGTTTTACCCTGCATTTAAAGGGGAGTTTCTAGTTAAACTTAAGATTTATAATTGAGAATCGCCGGCAGGATATATTCCTTCACAATTTTATCTGCCTGAGCATGACCATAAGGTTTATTAAATGCTTTTGATGTAATAATAATCACTAACGGAAGGTCTTTAAAAACAATAAACTGATTACCGCCATTTCCCGCACAATAAAACGTTTCATAATTTTTTCCTTCTAAAGAAATCGTTTTGTTCCAGAACAAAAAGCCGTAAAACTCATTGTCACGCTCCGGAATTTGAATTTGTTTTGTAAAAGTTTTAGAAACCCATTCCGGATTTAAAAGCTGTTTTCCGCTCCATGAGCCTTTATTTTTATACAACTGAGCATATTTTGCATAATCCAAAGAAGTCATTTGTAAACTTCCCGCCGTATTGACAACTTTTTGCGGCGTGTACTGCCATTGGTATTTCGTAATATGTAAAGGCTTAAAAAGTTTTTGATCGGCATATTTTTCTAAACCCTCAGGAACGGATTTATCCAGAACATCTCCCAAAACTACAACTCCGGCCGTAAAATAATCCCATTGTCTGCCATTTGTTTTCGCCTTATCCATAGGAAGATCCAGAGCAAATTTTACCCAATTTTCTGCAGGATACATATTATCTTCATTTCCCGGAGAATCACCGTTTATATCTGATCCTTCAAAAGCAGAACTCATCGTAAGAAGATCTCTTATTTTAACGCTGTCTTTTTTAGGTTCATAATTCGCAAACTTTTTTAAATCATAAAACGTATTTAAAGTCTGATTTTCATTTTTTATAAAACCATCCGCAATAGCCATTCCCATTAAAGTAGAAGTAAAAGATTTCCCCGCAGATCGTGTATCGTGCAGCGTATTTCTATCAGCATCATTAAAATATTCCTCAATTAGTAATTTGCCATCATAAACAGCCACAATACTTGTTATCTCTTTTAAAGTATAATTTCCAATAGCAGTATTTAACGACTCTATTTTCTTTTTATCAAAAGGCTGTTCCGAAATTTGCCAGTCACTTTCGGGCTGAATCTGCTGAACTTCAATTTGTTTTTTAGTCAGCACAATGGGTTTTATAATCAGCTTTAATTCTCCATCCGCAATTAAATTTCCTGTTTTTACATCATTTTCACTCAGCTTAATATAAGGTCTAATTTCAATTTTAAGCAAATGATTTCCTTCAGTCAAAGCTTTATCACCTCCATTATTTTTAAATCTATCCCACATATACATTGCCCACCAGTCTTCGCCTTTAGAACTGGTAAGCGGAACCCTGAAAGTAGTTGACGTATTTTTGTTACCTCCAGATCCAAAATTACAGCCATGATGGATATTTTCTTTGTAAATCATTTTTCCATCTACATAAAATGAAAACTGAAGATTTCCGGTTTTTAAAAGTATTTCTGTCGACAGATCCGGAGCCAGTTGATGCAGATAATTCAAGACCGAATTATTCATAAAAACCCTGATATTCAAATCACTTCTGTGTTTTAATTCAAATGAATTTAAAATGTCTGATTTTTTAAACTGATCTAGTGAAATATTTCCGTTCATAAACACCACTCTGCCAATGTTTGTTTTGTGAATATCATAAACAATTGCATCTGGTGTATACAAATCATTTTGAGCCGTAATTTTACCAAACAAAGTCAATAAAAGAAACAATAATAAACGTGTCATTTTTTTAATTTTTATGATGATTGAATGGCAAAGCTAAATCACTTAACGAATAAAAAATTGTACAGAATTAACATGAACATTATTTCCCGAAAAGAAGTTTTTTATGTTCCGAAGGATTAATTTCATTCATTTCTCTAAAACATCTGTTAAAATGACTTTGGTCTGCAAAGCCGCATTGATACGCGATTTCTGTAAAAGATTGTTGTTGGGATGACATCAGCGAAAGCGCCTTTTCTACCTTCAGTTTCCGAATATATTCGCCAAGATTGCAGTTAAAGTATTTAGAAAAATCTCTTGATAAATGTATCGGATGAATATCTAAAATAGACGATAAATATTCTAAAGAAAGATTTTCTGTAAATTGTTCGTGCAAAATTTCATCAATCATTGTTACCCATTTGGGCTTTTTATCAAAAGCAGATTTAAAATTATCCTGCAGTTTTGAAATAATTTCAAGCAGTAAAATTTGTGTCGAAAGATCAGAATCTGCCTCGTCTATTTTTGAAGCTCTGAAAATTTTATACATCAAAAGTTTAATATCCGGATTTAAGATCTTAGAACTTCCTTCCAGATTTTCGCTGTTTAAACTCAAATTATCAAACCAGTGCTTTTCGATTTCAAGATGAAAACCTCTCGTAAATCCGTCAGGTTTTATATTATAATGTGCATCCTGCCAATTATGAAACAAAAGACTTCCGGGATTACAGTTATAAACCTCCTTTTTATTGCCTTCAATAACATGGCCCTGAAGAATAAAAGTAAAATAAGCATGTTCATGATAATGCCAGTCTACTTTTGGATGTGTATAAACCGTATCTGTTAAAGTTATGCCGTCAAAATAAATAGTTGTATTCGTATCTCCGTAAAATTCTCCCTTTTTTGAATGTTTCATAAATCTGGAAATTCTGTTTTTGTATTCGGCTTTTGAGCATTTAAAAATACATTTTTTTTCAGCATGAGAATTATACAACAATAACCAAAAATTATGTAAGTAGATTTTATTGCATAATCATACTTTTCGAGTAAATAAAGTACCAGCAAAACATAAAACACCATGAAACTAATTTTACGTATTTCAATACTTGCTCTTATAATTTCTATATTGAATTACAGCTGCGAGTCTATTCCCTGTGATGATGAAAGTGACAGACATGACCAAAACGAAGCTTTTCTGAACAAAGTCGACACTTTACACAACAACATTGATTAACTAAAATTTTAAGAGTTTTATTTAATTTCTTTTAGCTTATAACTTAAAAACTCATTATTTTTATAATATTTTTTTTACATTTGAGTAGAAAAAATATAGTACTCAATTTGTTATAAGCATATAACCATCATTACTTAAACTTAAAGTTATAAAATGATTTATAAAAATATATTGCAGATTGACGATGATATTGACGATTGCGAATTTTTTATGGAAGCTTTACAAGCCGTTTCAACAGCAGAATATGTATCAATACAAAATCCTGTCGAAGCGCTTAATAAATTAATCCATAAAAAAATTAGTCCTGATGTAATTTTTCTTGATCTTAATATGCCTATTATGTCAGGTCTTGAATTTCTAATAGAAATTAAAAAGCAGGAAAGCATTAAAAATATTCCCATTATAGTTTTTTCAACTTCACAATTTGAAGAAATAAAAAAGAAAGCAAAAAACTACGGTGCAGACGATTTTATATCAAAGCCAAACAACTTAAATGAATTAAAAAAAATATTAGGTCATTATCTGTCATAATGATTGTTGTTTTTTACCATTGTAAGCCTTTTTTCGGTTTCCGCTTTTTTATTGTTAAATCATGGTGCCTTTGGTATTCTTAACAGAAAGACAATGAAATTATCTACTCAAATACTTTTGGCATTTACGCTTATCATTTTACTCTCTGTTGCAGATTCATATACCAATTATACCTTATCTCAAAAAGTACATCTAAATTCTCAATTCCTTTCAAAATCCGAATCAGTTATCAGGAATTCAAACAAAACACACAGAGCCATTCTTGAAATGCAAAGTGCTGTACGAGGTTATTTCCTGACAAACGACACTACTTTTTTAGGTGAATATTATAGAGGAATAAAACAAGTTCCTGAATTTTTAAAA
The sequence above is a segment of the Flavobacterium sp. genome. Coding sequences within it:
- a CDS encoding serine hydrolase translates to MTRLLLFLLLTLFGKITAQNDLYTPDAIVYDIHKTNIGRVVFMNGNISLDQFKKSDILNSFELKHRSDLNIRVFMNNSVLNYLHQLAPDLSTEILLKTGNLQFSFYVDGKMIYKENIHHGCNFGSGGNKNTSTTFRVPLTSSKGEDWWAMYMWDRFKNNGGDKALTEGNHLLKIEIRPYIKLSENDVKTGNLIADGELKLIIKPIVLTKKQIEVQQIQPESDWQISEQPFDKKKIESLNTAIGNYTLKEITSIVAVYDGKLLIEEYFNDADRNTLHDTRSAGKSFTSTLMGMAIADGFIKNENQTLNTFYDLKKFANYEPKKDSVKIRDLLTMSSAFEGSDINGDSPGNEDNMYPAENWVKFALDLPMDKAKTNGRQWDYFTAGVVVLGDVLDKSVPEGLEKYADQKLFKPLHITKYQWQYTPQKVVNTAGSLQMTSLDYAKYAQLYKNKGSWSGKQLLNPEWVSKTFTKQIQIPERDNEFYGFLFWNKTISLEGKNYETFYCAGNGGNQFIVFKDLPLVIIITSKAFNKPYGHAQADKIVKEYILPAILNYKS
- a CDS encoding helix-turn-helix transcriptional regulator, coding for MKHSKKGEFYGDTNTTIYFDGITLTDTVYTHPKVDWHYHEHAYFTFILQGHVIEGNKKEVYNCNPGSLLFHNWQDAHYNIKPDGFTRGFHLEIEKHWFDNLSLNSENLEGSSKILNPDIKLLMYKIFRASKIDEADSDLSTQILLLEIISKLQDNFKSAFDKKPKWVTMIDEILHEQFTENLSLEYLSSILDIHPIHLSRDFSKYFNCNLGEYIRKLKVEKALSLMSSQQQSFTEIAYQCGFADQSHFNRCFREMNEINPSEHKKLLFGK
- a CDS encoding response regulator, which gives rise to MIYKNILQIDDDIDDCEFFMEALQAVSTAEYVSIQNPVEALNKLIHKKISPDVIFLDLNMPIMSGLEFLIEIKKQESIKNIPIIVFSTSQFEEIKKKAKNYGADDFISKPNNLNELKKILGHYLS